The Drosophila innubila isolate TH190305 chromosome 2R unlocalized genomic scaffold, UK_Dinn_1.0 1_C_2R, whole genome shotgun sequence DNA window GCCTTTCTTAACCAGCTGTCGATGgcttttatatttagttatcaaataaataggTATTGTAAAGTGTGcgtcttaataaaaattatgggGCTATATTATTAATTGCCTCAAACATGATTTAGGCATGGAAGATTAGACGACAGCGagataatataatattgtGGTTGATAACCATTACTTCGAGGGTTGATCGAAACAAAGACAGTCTTAAAAAGTCTgcttttatatactttatttgttatttatcatagttaaaaaatatatctttgaTATGAGGCCGGCCAATCGGCTCGAATAGCAAAATCAGGAAATGAGGATGCGAGTTTTTGACTTTCCGCATCGCCCTTATATCCGATAAAATGTGCTGAAACTCCGATTTGGATTAGAGGAACCTTGAAGTCGCCATTTGTTTTCtgcgaataaataaaaaaggatattttatttttggtaaatatATTGTAACGTAAATATCTTACCGAAACTTCAACAAAGAAATGCAAAGATGAGCTGTCAATACCGTAGTTGAAGAATATATGATAGGATAAAGGATATTTTGGGGGATTCTTAAGGTAACTCATTAGGAATGACCAGTTGGTTATAGTCACATCTTCATAAGTTTGAAAGAAGATACTCATTTGAGCAGGACCTGTCAAATTGTATTCAAATCGACAAGTAGTTGAATTAATAATGGTTTTGTTCAGCATCTCCAATGTGGTTGATCCTGGTGGTTCAATGGGCGTGTCACGTGGCAACCACTTGCTTTCAAGACGCTGCTGCACGTAACGGTAATCATACAACGGCATACCGCACATCATGTGTTTCTCACAATTCGATTTTATACTGACAAGACCAGTCAAGTTGACATTAGAGCCGTCAAGTACGGTTTCCTTACGTCGATCCTGATACAAAAACAAGTAACCAGACTCGTCCTTACTGAGAGTGCCATCGTACTCGTAGAACTTATTCCGCACATGCTAGAAAGtgaatgaaattttgaatggtagtcaaaaatagtaaatacaCAATAAGTACCAGGTATGCAACTCTCTGGCCACTCGTCTTTGGTCGATAAGGGAATCCCAATTGTGTGCTGCTGGCCAAGAACAAAGAGAGAACTGTGGTTGCTAACAGGAGAAATACCACAAAGCTTGGTCGACGGAAAGTGTTAATAAGCGGTACCTATAGATAACAGATATTGGTAAATTATTCAGTTAACAATGTCGATAATTGACTTACCAAAAATCCAAAGGAAAGAACAGTTCCAACGGCTGCTAAGGCTGCAATATACAAGTCCCGATTGGAGGCACTTCCCGCTCGAGCTCCCATTGGTGTTAGCACCACAATGAATAGGTAGGAAATATAGCTGCTGTACAGACATGGAATTACCTGGCTTACCTTTAACAAACCTGTCCAGGCGTAGCCTCGATCATGCAAGGGAGTTAACAGATTAAAAGCCAAAGAggcaaaatagaaaaaaagggGAATTGTGAGAATATATGTGGAACGGATACTCAAAACTGTTAATGCAATAGCTAGAAGAGCCAGGATGACGGCCTGACTGTGCAATGCCAATTGGAGATGGTAAGCACTTGAGATTTTATtctagaaaataagaaaaatttaaaaatgtatacaaaagaTCAACTTGACTCATGAAAATGTACTTACGTTACGCTGAAGACTGTAGTAGATAGTTATAGGTAAACTTAGGCCAATAAGTGAGGGACACACATACAACCCTACTATCAGCATAGGGGTGCTATAATAAGTCAACGACAGTCCGAAGGAGTCCATTCCATAAGCAACCACAATTGGAAGAGCGAGTCCAAGCACAAACGAAATGATTTGAATAACCATTACCAGGATAAACCAACGCATCACGTGACAAgttgaaattttggaaaaatttgcCATCCTCCAGATTGAAACGAGGATCAGAAAGAGAACTGCCCCAGCAACGCTATAGTTCAAGGATTTTCCAGTAGCCTCAGAATAGTGAACAAAGTAGAGTCCCAGGAAATCAAAAAATACGGCAGGTCCATTATTGTGTGCCTGGAATTTCGATGGTTGAAAGATTATACtaatagaaaatacaaataaataaccaaTTTACCTGCGGATCATTTAATTCAGTTGCGTTTGCCAGTCCGCGAATCAGACTGAGAGCATTATCGCCGGTGTGCTGAAGGGATTCATGTGAGATCAGATCAACTACATCATATTTGGTGTGATATATAAACCCATTAAAGATTTGACCCATATCCAAACCTAAAAGAAATCGAATACTTATTATAACTACACTTTTTGCgattgaatttataatttttttttacctggCATGTgttctttaaatattctaaAGTCGGAATCAGATGGTATTGTACCGGACTGGAAAATTTCCTCAGCCAAGATTGTGCCAAAGGGATGTTTCACATACTTGTTGTAGtactataaattaaataagttttaaaaatattgtacaaTAGATAAAGCAATATCTTACATCCACAAGCCAAGAATGGTTTGGTCCGCTCTGAAATAATAACTCTCGACCATTACTACCTCCAGCATCGAGGTTTACAAATGCCCTTTAATGAAATTGGTTATTTTatattcgaaaatattttagggaaatatttttaaaactcactTTAAGTTAGGCACCcatttgtgttgttttataaatcCGTGTGAGGCTAGCAGAAAGCTTTCCTCAGCTCCATTAAAAAGGAAGACGATAGGATGTTCAAaggtttgttttgttgttgtcatcacTCTCAAGACTTCCAACATGGTAACTACCATGAATCCAGCATCTCCAGCTGAGGGAGTTTCTGGCTTTGAGTCGAAGTGACTATTAACTAGGAGGTAGTTCTGATTTGTACAATTCTTGGGTGTTAACTTTACAGCAATATTTTGAACTCCTTGGTACATGATAATGAGGTCAAACACAGTAAACTGGCCAGAGGCTTGAGATAGATCAATTTCTATATCAAAGTAATCCTTCAGTGAGTCTTCCTTAATTTGGTTGAGTTGTTTCAGAAGGAATTGGACAGCTTCAATCTCGTTTTCCTTACTGCCAACCATTTTGGTACCAATATTTGATAGAGTATACAGATCTTTGCGAGCACGTTCCGcaataaacacatttttgtCGGCATCCTCCATAAACGTTGCCTTAGGTAAGCGATAGAAAAATGGTATCACTACGGCAAAGAAGAGTAGTCCCCAGAATAGCAGGAATCCAGTTGCTAAGTACCACGAcactttttttcttctctcatTTTCGGTTTCACTTTTAAGACTTTCCGTAAAGTTATCCATTATcttaattaacaaaacaatGTAATGAATGTTACTAAATATACGTTACTATTTCCTTATAAAACAATATCCTTACAAGTTTCTCCTTATCCGACATATTGTTGCTTCTCATATACGTGTAGTATAACTGCCGAAATGAGTCCGAGGTTTTCCTGATGGTAACTGCTAAAAAATAGCAAGGTGAGGCTGCTTTTATATCTTTCAAGAAATTAAATCATAACCAGACTAtgttataaaatcaatttggataaaaaaaattatgataccAATTCATTTACCGATCCAAATACATAGAAACACGATATTGGTACTGTATCATATAATAGTATTGAAGGCTGATGATTAAAATAACGAGGGTGGTTCGAATTTATCAACAAGCAACTTTCGTCAAAACACTTCTAACTTTCAAACATACGTTAATCAAGATACATTCCAAAATAATATCATATAtccttatatatataaatctatatatagatccttaaaagatatattttctgtttgtagaaaatataatgaaaaagaatataataaaataaaacgcagGGCCAATAAgtatataagaaataatacTAGGAAACTTGATCAACTGATTGTTGGGCCACcaaattttaatcataattgGAAACACGGGTCATATTGCTAACATTTTTCTACATACATagtatgtatgaaattattttactatgaGATAGGAAGATTGTAAGTGTGCGTTAACATAAAACTTATCGAATTgccaatataaaataatttcaaataattgtgATAACCATTGCATACTTATATTTGTGATTCAGAAAAGGGGAACATTTTTTggtcattaattttaatcattgcGATAAGCAAATATTGCTAGTGTATCGACGAGCGTATTAACTATTTCTTGAACAAAAGTCAGACGACAATTTATACAgtaaaaagttgtttgttctttttattaaataataaattataatgtatGTTCGTATTATCtacactaaaaaatatatctgtcATATGAGGATGGCCAATCGGCCAGAATAGCATAGGAGGGAAATGAGGATGCGAACTTTTCACTTTCAGCATCTCGCTTATATCCAATAAAATGTCCCGATACTCCCATTTGAAATAGAGGTACCTTAAAGTTTCCGTTCCATTTCTAAAACCATTAAGATAGTTATGTAAAAGcttaaataagataaattcACGCAAAAGATCTTACCGTTATTTCGAGGAAAAACTTCAAAGGCGAGCTATCAATACCGTAGTTAAAACAGACATGATAGGATAATGGATACGCTGGGGGATTATCCAGATATTCACTTAAGAAAGACCATTTGGTTATCTTCACATCTTCATACGGTTGAAAGAATAAATTCATTTGAGCTGATCCCTCCATACTGAATTCAAATCGCACCGTTGTCGTGTTAAGAATTGTTTTGCTGAGCAACTCCAGTTTGATTGAGCCTGGTGGTATAACGGGAACCTCTCGTGGCAACCATTTGCTTTGGAAACGATTGTCCACATAGCGGAAATCAAACAACGGCATTCCGCACATCATGTGAGTATAACAATTGCTTTCAATACTGACCAAGCCAGTCAGATTAACCTTTGTGCCCTCCAGAGCTTTTTCCTCTCGCCGATCTTGATAGTTAAATAGGTAACCAGACTCATCCTTACTGAGTGAACCATCGTACTCGTAGAACCTATTTCGCACATGCTGAAATACCACACGGTAATATATAGTTTGTTTAATGATAATACTTTATGAGGTGGACTCACCAGGAATGCAACTCGGTGACCACTCGTCTTAGGACGATATGGAAATCCTATTTGTGTGCTACTGGCCAAGTAAATAGCAAGAGTTGTAGTTGCCACAAGACTAAATATCACAAGGCTTGGACGTCGGAAAGTATTTATTAGTGGTACCTGTAGAAAAGAAGTGTTGCTGAATTATGTAGTTAAGAAAAAGGTTAATTGACTTACCAAAAATCCGAAGGACAGAACGGTTCCTAGGGCTGCCAGGACTGCAATAGCCATGTCTAGGTTGAAGGCACTTCCCGATCGGCCCACCATTGGGACTAGCACCACAATGAATAGATAAAAGAGATAGCTGCTGTACAGAAAAGGAATAATCTGGCTCACTTTTAGTAGGCCTGTCCAGGCATAGCCAAGGTCGTGCAGAATGGTCATTAGATTAAGACCCAAGGAAATAACGTAGAAAATAAGTGGAATTGTGAAAATATATGATGAACGAATACCCAATACTGTGAAAAATATGGCTAAAATAGCCAGAATGCTGGCCTGACTATGCAATGCCAATTGCAGATGGTATGGACTTGAGATTTTATtctgaaaaatcaaaataaattaaaatacgatacaaaatattaaatgataaaGTACTTACGTTGCGCTGAAGACTGTAGTAGATGGTAATGGGCAGTCTGAGGCCAATAAGTGAGGGACACACATACAATCCAACTACCAGTAACAAGTTGCTATAGTAAGTAAGTGATAAACCGAAGGAGTCCATCGCATATGCGACCACAATTGGAAAGGCGAACGCGAGTACGAAGGAAATAATCTGCATAACATGTACGATGATAAACACTCGGATTACGTAACAAATTGAAGCATGGGATACAGCTGCCATTCGCCACATTGAAATAAAAGCTAGAATTAGAGCAGTTCCAGCAACGCCAAAGTTCAATGATTCTCCAGTAGATTCAGAATAGTGGAAGAAATAGAGccctaaaaaatcaaaatagaccGCATGACCAATCTTATGAGCCTGTAAATTATAGGATTTGAATGATATAGTATAAGAAACTcgtattaaatgtatttgttaCCTCTGTATTATGTAATTCTGTTGCATTGGATAAACAACGAACCAGACTAAGAACATTATCGCCGGAATTCTGAAGTGATTCACGGGGAATCACATCGATGGTGTCATATTTGGTGTGATAAATATAACCATTAATGACTTGACCCATATCCAGAcctataaaaattcaattcaattatattgCAAACCTGAGTTTTTATGATGGGAAATTACCTGGCATGTGTTTCTTAAAAGTTCTAAAGTCAGAATCAGAAGGCAGCGCATCTGACTGAAAAATTTCCTCAGCCACTGTTGAGCCAAAGGGATATTTGGCACACTTCTtataatactttaaatataaatgatatttagTGATATTTTTATGACGCCAACGGGATTATCTTACTTTAACAAGCCAAGGATGATTGGGTCCACTCTGAAATAGAATTTCTCGTCCTCCACTGCCAGCTGCATCGAGATTAACTAAGGCTctgtaataatataataataataattatagaaaaCATTCTGTTATGCTTATGGAATAATTTGCAGCTCACTTTAAATTTGGCGCCCATTTATGTGTTTTAATGAAGCCATCAGAGGCCAGAAGAAAGCTTTCTTCAGCTCCATTAAATAGAAAGACGATGGGATGTTCAAAGGTCTGCTTCGTTGTTGCCATCACTCGCAAAACTTCCATCATGGTGACTATCATAAATCCAGCATCTCCAGCTGATGGAGTATCTGGTTTCGAGTCAAAGTGACTATTCACTAGGAGGTAGTTCTGACTCGTACTATTCTTGGAACTTATTTTGACCGCAATATTTTGAACGCCTTGGTACATGTTAATTAGATCCGAGTAAATAAATTCACCCGAGACTTGCGACAAATCAATTTCTATATCAAAATAATCCTTTAGTGAGTCTTCCTTAATTTGATTGAGTTGCTTTAGGAGGAATTCAACAGCTTCAATCTCGTTTGCCCTGCTGCCGACCATTTTGGTACCAATGTTGGATAGATAATATAGATCCTTGTAGGCTCGCTCGGCAATAAACACATTCTTTTGTGCGTCCTCCATTGTCAGTGCCGTCGGTAACCGATAGAAGATTGGTATTACCACGGCAAAGAAGAGTAAAGCCCAGAAAAGCAGAAATCCACTCGCAAAATACCAGGGCAACTTTCTCTTATTATCCTTTTTGCATCCGTTGATTGTAGATTCTGCAGTTGGTGAGCCATATTCCTGCATGATCTGTTATTTTTAACACAATTATTAGTAGAGTTGCAAATACTTCTATTTGAAGGTATCTTTACAAGCTTCTCCTTGTCACTCATTTTGGTATTTGAGCGCGATTCCTGCGTGGTGACTTCGATGCTTGGCAAATATGAACTACTTTGGTAAGGCGAATGttaagctattttatagcaatCATTGTATagtaacataaaattaatgtgtAAGACTGGCACAATTGGGTAATAAATAGTAGCATCATATAATGTAGACGCTTGATTATAAGTTATGCGAGGGCGGCTAAGTTAAAAAGAGGAACCACAAAATTAAAGGTATATactcaaacaatttttatttcttacatATTCTGACTTTTTTAGATATTCTACTagtgttatatttaaataatcttaataatataaataataaatgggTAGGACACTTAACATCTTATATTTGTGGTGGGTATCACTCTATTTCAATGACATTTTAAAGACCCCCGAACTTATTAATCAACCCCCtcgtttaaaacaaaacaatttattgacTGTTTTTATCGGAAGCTCTCTTATTATAGGCGGCATTCTGTTTATATATGTTCATTAATAGCACTACGATATAAATTGGCGATATCGAATATCCGTCATCATTATATTACTATTGACAAGCTACTTGGCTCGCAAAACACTACGCTGTTCGATCCTTTTCCTGGGATATACCAAAACAATAAGTTATTATCAACGTTTACAgtagatttattattttattaattagaaaCACGCTTTTTGTATTAAGTACAGATCAATAAATTAGTAAGCGCTTGTCAATCACCTGCTTATGAGTTTACGTTTAATCGGAAATTTGTGTATTAGTCGTCAAGGGAATGATGTGTCTATATACTTATCGCATCAGTCGGTAAAGCGGAATACACAAGTTTTTTTTGACCACATTGAATACAATTTCTAAGTGTTTATCTTTTAACAAAATGCCGATTGCATATCTATTTGCAAATTTGTCAAATCATCGTTTTCAATAAGAAATATACACAAGGCACTTCGTCAGTTTTATAACTAACCAAATCGATCAAGCAAATCTACAAAGCAAATAagttttgatgccacgcccacgctaGGAGATTTATATACTTCGCAATTTGAGCTAGTCTTATAAGATTCTCATGCTGATTTCCGTCAACTAAAACCATAAACTTTTTCATCTTGGTGCTTGAGTTTTGTGTCACGATTTGTATAGTGCACCTTATgtatctaaaaaatatattacggTAATTATGAGCCatccaattttttaatacaaatccATTAACAATCGATTTTCatgcagaatgtcattttgatcatgatttggctttcaaattgattctgcatttaagttttcttcccttaaaaaatttgattaagcCGTCCATCATCCATAATTTGAataccaaccccttaacattttattaaaagctttgaaatattataactTTATCATAAGTCAACCGATTTctatgcggaatgtcattttgatcatgatttggactcttaacttattctgcatttaaattttgttcataaagaaaatttcttttttttcgattatCAGCCATTCATCATCCTATTTTCCTTACTAAccttttgacatttttgaaaaaaatttcatctttcataactttgatcatgattttgcGTCCAAATTGAACCTGcacttaaatttgattttttttttgaatgtaaTTTGAataccaaccccttaacattttatcaaaaattttgaactatcacaactttgtcaaaaacttacagattttcatgcggaatgtcatttaaaACATGATTCGGCTtccaaattaattctgcatataaattttcttcacttggaacatttcaaaattttccacCGTTTGCGATTTTTTTATGCCTATCGTAAAgcaagtattttattatacacttattatattttcaattgataaatttatatatattaatacaaaaacaactaaatagatttatttatcaGATTCTATGGAAGTATATTACAATTAATGGGACAATGGTACTATAATTATATAACTTCTTAAGGACTACAATTAGTAAACAAATATCGATATCTATATTAGACTAATTTCTATTGTTCGTTTAGAAATACCAGCTCTCGTAGGTGCCTACCCAGGCCTGTACATAGGCATAAGATGGGAAATTATCAATATGATCGCTTAAGCCCTGTGATCTCGTGTTTTCATGATGAACCCAATGGCCGCCAATGCCAATTTCCAACGTGGGTGTGTCAAAGGATGATGTTGTCTTCTGAAATTGACGTAGTCTGTCAGTACATGAGACAAATATAATTCTCATAATAAACGAACCTCAACATCGATGGTAAACTCAAGGGCACTGTTGTCCAGACCATAGGAGAAATACACAAAATGTGGCGGCGGTTCATTCTCCCTAATTAGAGTCTCATTGAAGGACCAATCCAGCAGCTTGGCATTATTCTTGACATTCACAAAGATGGTCATGTGATCGGGTCCGaccaatgaaaaattaaaacgcCTTTTTGTAGAATCTTCCAGCTCTGTAATCTCCTGTAGTGTTAGACTTGGATAGGCAGTAGGTATTTGTGGCTTCAGATTAGTCGGTATCCACAAGCTATACTCGCGATCCTTGTGCCAACGATGATTGTATAATGGCATGCCACAAAACATTTCCTCATCGCAGAACTCGCTGACCTTGTGGGCGTGGCCCAAAGCCTTAAGCTCATCtggaaattggaaaaataatcaatttacaATTGTCACAGCAGTAAAGA harbors:
- the LOC117782991 gene encoding endoplasmic reticulum metallopeptidase 1-like, which translates into the protein MTTTKQTFEHPIVFLFNGAEESFLLASHGFIKQHKWVPNLKAFVNLDAGGSNGRELLFQSGPNHSWLVDYYNKYVKHPFGTILAEEIFQSGTIPSDSDFRIFKEHMPGLDMGQIFNGFIYHTKYDVVDLISHESLQHTGDNALSLIRGLANATELNDPQAHNNGPAVFFDFLGLYFVHYSEATGKSLNYSVAGAVLFLILVSIWRMANFSKISTCHVMRWFILVMVIQIISFVLGLALPIVVAYGMDSFGLSLTYYSTPMLIVGLYVCPSLIGLSLPITIYYSLQRNNKISSAYHLQLALHSQAVILALLAIALTVLSIRSTYILTIPLFFYFASLAFNLLTPLHDRGYAWTGLLKVSQVIPCLYSSYISYLFIVVLTPMGARAGSASNRDLYIAALAAVGTVLSFGFLVPLINTFRRPSFVVFLLLATTVLSLFLASSTQLGFPYRPKTSGQRVAYLHVRNKFYEYDGTLSKDESGYLFLYQDRRKETVLDGSNVNLTGLVSIKSNCEKHMMCGMPLYDYRYVQQRLESKWLPRDTPIEPPGSTTLEMLNKTIINSTTCRFEYNLTGPAQMSIFFQTYEDVTITNWSFLMSYLKNPPKYPLSYHIFFNYGIDSSSLHFFVEVSKTNGDFKVPLIQIGVSAHFIGYKGDAESQKLASSFPDFAIRADWPASYQRYIF
- the LOC117782984 gene encoding endoplasmic reticulum metallopeptidase 1-like; this encodes MSDKEKLIMQEYGSPTAESTINGCKKDNKRKLPWYFASGFLLFWALLFFAVVIPIFYRLPTALTMEDAQKNVFIAERAYKDLYYLSNIGTKMVGSRANEIEAVEFLLKQLNQIKEDSLKDYFDIEIDLSQVSGEFIYSDLINMYQGVQNIAVKISSKNSTSQNYLLVNSHFDSKPDTPSAGDAGFMIVTMMEVLRVMATTKQTFEHPIVFLFNGAEESFLLASDGFIKTHKWAPNLKALVNLDAAGSGGREILFQSGPNHPWLVKYYKKCAKYPFGSTVAEEIFQSDALPSDSDFRTFKKHMPGLDMGQVINGYIYHTKYDTIDVIPRESLQNSGDNVLSLVRCLSNATELHNTEAHKIGHAVYFDFLGLYFFHYSESTGESLNFGVAGTALILAFISMWRMAAVSHASICYVIRVFIIVHVMQIISFVLAFAFPIVVAYAMDSFGLSLTYYSNLLLVVGLYVCPSLIGLRLPITIYYSLQRNNKISSPYHLQLALHSQASILAILAIFFTVLGIRSSYIFTIPLIFYVISLGLNLMTILHDLGYAWTGLLKVSQIIPFLYSSYLFYLFIVVLVPMVGRSGSAFNLDMAIAVLAALGTVLSFGFLVPLINTFRRPSLVIFSLVATTTLAIYLASSTQIGFPYRPKTSGHRVAFLHVRNRFYEYDGSLSKDESGYLFNYQDRREEKALEGTKVNLTGLVSIESNCYTHMMCGMPLFDFRYVDNRFQSKWLPREVPVIPPGSIKLELLSKTILNTTTVRFEFSMEGSAQMNLFFQPYEDVKITKWSFLSEYLDNPPAYPLSYHVCFNYGIDSSPLKFFLEITKWNGNFKVPLFQMGVSGHFIGYKRDAESEKFASSFPSYAILADWPSSYDRYIF